One stretch of Vulpes lagopus strain Blue_001 chromosome 12, ASM1834538v1, whole genome shotgun sequence DNA includes these proteins:
- the CEP295NL gene encoding protein DDC8 homolog: protein MKRNADRAARLSPSPDHEALLLRQKQRLLQVRGKGALALQRRPDLQPWKSQQPQCLAEELKAGWQEAPPQQVRGLERPYLAHLLGVGGGQAREHQPDSEGPAQRGAARPQRAGKRHRAAAREARSRREDLVRPRPQPWRTKPQRKAVGTEKRGAPRAAGLTHRPRCAPEKIKGKRVPSTKTSGGRCPADPQGSRGMDVEELGAAAGELERLQKREKEGGRDGRRQPGQGPAAPGQGPKSSGLHPSPEGRARDLEELWLGGWTCRGASPCRCGDRSRWQRELEFAFQELFNTNQELKRHLSLHLAPGPRVDQSSSAEHGLSQAPQYRGDTPRDRSTAGTEVDVGPRGECAWPAPAEARQTASHASADRFRSRLESHRYHQVARLASSSESKPRSPKAGAFIGGESRLLCSRGSGPVPARPDPLAEGPRRPCPAEPVDGGGPMAWWQRPGRLQELVHPTGSPGLSWEARALPEPEPEPEPEPEPELEPEPEPEPEGQTEQRRACLARLTSYSSQDQKEGECERDTTSPLASGFFDDDQHSQMIRDLQQQIEEQNKLHKQFLEEARKRLQEFQTI, encoded by the coding sequence ATGAAAAGGAATGCGGACAGAGCCGCTCGGCTGAGTCCCAGCCCTGACCACGAGGCCCTGCTTTTGAGGCAGAAGCAGAGATTACTACAAGTCCGTGGAAAAGGAGCCCTCGCTCTGCAGAGGAGACCAGACCTCCAGCCGTGGAAGAGCCAGCAGCCGCAGTGCCTGGCCGAGGAGCTGAAGGCGGGGTGGCAGGAGGCCCCCCCACAGCAGGTCCGAGGCCTGGAGCGGCCGTATTTAGCACATCTGTTAGGCGTCGGGGGAGGACAGGCCAGGGAGCACCAACCGGACTCGGAGGGGCCGGCCCAGCGAGGAGCAGCCCGGCCGCAGAGGGCCGGGAAGAGGCACAGAGCGGCCGCCAGAGAAGCGAGGAGTCGCAGAGAAGACCTAGTCAGACCCAGACCGCAGCCCTGGCGCACCAAGCCCCAGAGGAAAGCGGTGGGCACGGAGAAGCGGGGGGCCCCCAGAGCCGCGGGCCTCACTCACCGCCCCCGCTGCGCCCCCGAGAAGATTAAAGGGAAGCGAGTGCCTTCAACCAAGACCAGCGGCGGCCGCTGTCCCGCTGAcccccaggggagcagggggatGGACGTGGAAGAGCTCGGGGCCGCTGCTGGGGAGCTGGAGCGTCtgcagaaaagggagaaggaaggaggccgGGACGGGAGGAGGCAGCCGGGGCAGGGGCCGGCGGCCCCTGGTCAGGGCCCCAAGAGCAGCGGTCTGCACCCAAGTCCTGAGGGCAGGGCAAGGGACCTGGAAGAGCTGTGGCTGGGGGGCTGGACCTGCAGAGGGGCGTCTCCGTGCAGGTGCGGTGACAGGAGCAGGTGGCAGAGGGAGCTCGAGTTTGCCTTCCAGGAGTTGTTTAACACAAACCAAGAGCTAAAGAGGCACCTGAGCTTGCAcctggccccggggccccgggtgGATCAGAGCTCCAGTGCAGAGCACGGCCTCTCGCAGGCGCCCCAATACAGAGGCGACACCCCGAGAGACAGGAGCACGGCGGGCACCGAGGTGGACGTGGGGCCACGCGGGGAGTGTGCGTGGCCCGCGCCGGCCGAGGCCCGCCAGACCGCGTCCCACGCCAGCGCGGACAGGTTCCGGAGCCGGCTCGAGAGCCACAGATACCATCAGGTGGCCAGGCTCGCGTCCAGCAGCGAGAGTAAACCGAGGTCTCCCAAGGCGGGAGCGTTTATTGGCGGAGAGAGCCGGCTCCTTTGCAGCCGGGGCTCGGGACCAGTGCCGGCCAGACCGGACCCGCTGGCGGAGGGTCCCCGTCGCCCCTGCCCCGCGGAGCCGGTGGACGGAGGCGGCCCGATGGCGTGGTGGCAGAGGCCCGGCCGGTTGCAGGAACTGGTGCACCCCACGGGCTCCCCGGGGCTGAGCTGGGAGGCCCGCGCCCTGCCGGAGccggagccagagccagagcccgagcccgagccggaGCTGGAGCCCGAGCCAGAGCCGGAGCCGGAAGGGCAGACAGAACAGAGAAGGGCGTGCCTGGCTCGCCTCACGTCCTACTCCTCCCAAGACCAGAAGGAAGGGGAGTGCGAGCGCGACACCACTTCCCCCTTGGCCTCTGGCTTCTTCGACGATGACCAGCACAGTCAGATGATCCGTGACCTTCAGCAGCAAATTGAAGAGCAAAACAAATTGCACAAGCAATTTCTTGAAGAAGCCAGGAAACGCTTGCAAGAGTTTCAGACGATATGA